The following proteins are co-located in the Longimicrobium terrae genome:
- a CDS encoding prepilin-type N-terminal cleavage/methylation domain-containing protein — protein sequence MRNLRNNKGFTLIELMIVVVIIGILAAIAIPKFNAVSKNAKQAEAGPVLKQICTLQGSKFQEVGSYATTLSATDLPGWEEPNAKYFTFSTTGNNATATPNALGTSSGLTAKTRNCATGVDA from the coding sequence ATGCGCAACCTTCGCAACAACAAGGGCTTCACCCTGATCGAACTGATGATCGTGGTCGTGATCATCGGCATCCTTGCCGCCATCGCGATCCCGAAGTTCAACGCGGTGTCCAAGAACGCCAAGCAGGCGGAAGCCGGCCCGGTGCTCAAGCAGATCTGCACCCTGCAGGGCAGCAAGTTCCAGGAAGTCGGCAGCTACGCCACCACGCTGAGCGCCACCGACCTGCCGGGCTGGGAAGAGCCGAACGCCAAGTACTTCACCTTCTCGACCACCGGCAACAACGCGACGGCCACCCCGAACGCGCTGGGCACCTCGTCCGGCCTGACCGCCAAGACGCGCAACTGCGCCACCGGCGTCGACGCCTGA
- a CDS encoding type IV pilin protein, with translation MCTSSSLPTARRGFTLIELMIVVVIIGVLAALAIPHFSAVSKRSKEAEAAPLLKQLYTLQERHRQQDGEYATDINDLEGADSNFPDGKYYHFALGTASGTTYIACATPLEPSLGLRPQRITNQGVLTDGGC, from the coding sequence ATGTGCACCTCCTCCTCCCTCCCCACCGCACGGCGCGGCTTTACCCTGATCGAACTGATGATCGTCGTGGTGATCATCGGCGTACTGGCCGCCCTGGCCATTCCCCACTTCAGCGCGGTCAGCAAGCGGTCCAAGGAGGCCGAGGCGGCGCCGCTGCTGAAGCAGCTGTACACGCTGCAGGAACGCCATCGCCAGCAGGATGGTGAGTACGCCACCGACATCAACGACCTTGAAGGCGCCGACTCCAACTTTCCGGACGGCAAGTACTACCACTTTGCGCTGGGCACGGCGAGCGGAACCACCTACATCGCCTGCGCCACGCCGCTGGAGCCCTCGCTGGGACTGCGCCCGCAGCGCATCACCAACCAGGGCGTGCTTACCGACGGCGGCTGCTGA